The Pseudomonadota bacterium genome window below encodes:
- a CDS encoding outer membrane lipoprotein carrier protein LolA — translation MGTIKDIIIMRRITIVLTCIICAFASRGYASPFDAIKKAYSEITTMQATFHQKIYIAGLKKGREFDGEFFYKRQRGFLWRYNKPKVKYFLYDGKYIWQSEDEKPFVIKERINKAKTGGTFLDLIEDISKIDELFTLKQQSLSGELEILELLPKKDGTVNLAKVWIDKRNMVRKIEIHEFTGNINTVEFSSIKVNQGIDDTKFIFKPDKQKEIIER, via the coding sequence ATGGGAACCATTAAAGACATAATAATAATGAGAAGAATCACAATAGTTCTAACGTGCATCATATGTGCATTTGCAAGCAGAGGATATGCCTCTCCTTTCGATGCAATTAAAAAAGCATACTCGGAAATAACCACAATGCAGGCAACATTTCACCAGAAGATATACATAGCAGGCTTGAAGAAGGGAAGGGAATTTGATGGGGAATTTTTCTATAAAAGGCAGAGGGGGTTTCTTTGGAGGTATAACAAACCCAAGGTAAAGTATTTCCTCTATGACGGGAAATACATCTGGCAGTCAGAGGATGAGAAACCTTTTGTAATTAAGGAAAGGATTAACAAGGCAAAGACAGGGGGCACATTTCTCGATTTGATAGAGGATATATCAAAGATAGACGAACTTTTTACCCTGAAGCAACAAAGCTTATCAGGTGAATTGGAAATTTTAGAGCTTCTCCCGAAAAAGGATGGAACAGTAAATCTTGCGAAGGTGTGGATAGATAAACGGAATATGGTAAGAAAGATTGAGATTCATGAATTCACAGGCAATATAAACACGGTGGAATTCTCATCCATCAAGGTAAATCAAGGCATTGATGACACAAAATTCATCTTCAAGCCGGATAAACAAAAGGAAATCATAGAACGATAA